A genome region from Mycolicibacterium litorale includes the following:
- a CDS encoding DoxX family protein yields the protein MTSHPQDARTWQRPDDPARPTSASLVDPEDDLPSSTYGGDFETTAIPRYDSDKGAPAPPAFGLMNDPEPLPYVQPAPSHPMMPYGAEPTEIGPDANDEHVRAARRRGTQDLGLMLLRVGLGVLLVGHGLQKAFGWWGGPGLGGFQESLAEVGYQHAKILTYVGAVAQIGAGVLLVLGLFTPVAAAIALAYLINALLAGVAGQSEGFPFFLPGGFEFQVTLIVVAAALILTGPGRYGFDAGRGWARRPFVGSFVALLLGIGLGVAMWVLLNGANPLA from the coding sequence GTGACCAGTCACCCCCAGGACGCGCGCACCTGGCAACGGCCCGACGATCCGGCCCGGCCGACCTCGGCAAGCCTGGTCGACCCCGAAGACGATCTGCCGTCGTCGACCTACGGCGGAGATTTCGAGACCACAGCGATCCCGCGTTACGACTCGGACAAGGGTGCTCCGGCCCCTCCGGCGTTCGGGCTGATGAACGATCCCGAGCCGTTGCCGTACGTGCAGCCCGCTCCCAGCCACCCGATGATGCCGTACGGGGCGGAGCCGACCGAGATCGGTCCCGACGCCAACGACGAACACGTCAGGGCGGCGCGCCGGCGCGGCACCCAGGATCTGGGTCTGATGCTCCTGCGCGTCGGCCTCGGCGTCCTGCTCGTGGGCCACGGCCTGCAGAAGGCGTTCGGCTGGTGGGGCGGCCCGGGTCTGGGCGGCTTCCAGGAGTCGCTGGCCGAGGTCGGCTACCAGCACGCGAAGATCCTCACCTATGTCGGCGCCGTCGCCCAGATCGGCGCCGGGGTGCTGCTGGTGCTCGGGCTGTTCACGCCGGTCGCGGCGGCGATCGCGCTGGCCTACCTGATCAACGCGCTGCTGGCCGGTGTGGCGGGCCAGTCCGAGGGGTTCCCGTTCTTCCTGCCCGGCGGCTTCGAATTCCAGGTGACGTTGATCGTGGTCGCCGCCGCGCTGATCCTGACCGGCCCCGGACGCTACGGATTCGACGCGGGCCGAGGCTGGGCACGCCGCCCGTTCGTCGGGTCGTTCGTCGCGCTGCTGCTCGGGATCGGGCTGGGTGTCGCGATGTGGGTGCTGCTCAACGGCGCCAATCCCCTGGCGTAG
- a CDS encoding PH domain-containing protein: MSSSDASARTAPVVIRIPRTAHLAVGFFTLGLMSIVLANPRWFAPLLVIPVLASLLVMRLRTVADRDTVTARTLLGSQTVAWDDIEGLKFSKANWARATRSDGSELRLPAVTFATLPQLTAASGGRVPNPYA, from the coding sequence GTGAGCTCTTCTGACGCGTCGGCCCGCACCGCTCCGGTGGTCATCCGGATCCCGCGGACGGCACATCTGGCCGTCGGCTTCTTCACCCTCGGATTGATGTCGATCGTGCTGGCCAACCCGCGCTGGTTCGCTCCGCTGCTCGTGATCCCCGTGCTGGCGTCACTGCTCGTCATGCGGCTACGGACCGTCGCCGACCGCGACACCGTCACCGCCCGCACCCTGCTGGGCAGCCAGACGGTGGCGTGGGACGACATCGAGGGTCTGAAGTTCAGCAAGGCGAACTGGGCGCGCGCGACCCGCAGCGACGGCTCCGAGCTGCGGCTGCCCGCGGTGACCTTCGCCACCCTGCCGCAGTTGACCGCGGCCAGCGGCGGACGGGTGCCCAACCCGTACGCGTGA